The proteins below come from a single Microtus ochrogaster isolate Prairie Vole_2 chromosome 8, MicOch1.0, whole genome shotgun sequence genomic window:
- the Batf2 gene encoding basic leucine zipper transcriptional factor ATF-like 2 isoform X1: protein MQLCGSGALLPGTDPEECQKLLRKKQKNRLAAQRSRQKHTDKADALHQQHESLEKHNHALRKEIQVLQAELARWGRTLHLHERLCQVDCGSSPALLPSGCPVQAEQLSGQPASHGYRGCQEQLGLFQTPSSSPPAQQLSPGPCLQEAPGLLPSPLPSLTFDPLMVRAPLAQLSPSHILSASPRGSSLLGSSSKFDALMPSPPDQLVPPQPLRLEHPTSRSLASSSSTPTAPGPECPQNIERLPALSSSLADWQKMSVDPSPHPLVAFPLLSSAKVHF from the exons ATGCAACTCTGTGGGAGTGGTGCGCTGCTGCCTGGGACA GACCCAGAGGAGTGTCAGAagctgctgaggaagaagcagaagaaccGGCTGGCTGCCCAGCGCAGCCGGCAGAAGCACACTGACAAGGCAGATGCTCTGCACCAG cAGCATGAGTCCTTGGAGAAGCACAACCACGCCCTTCGGAAGGAGATCCAGGTCTTGCAGGCTGAGCTGGCACGCTGGGGCCGGACGCTGCATCTGCATGAACGCCTGTGCCAAGTGGACTGTGGCTCCTCccctgctctgctgccctctggatGCCCAGTCCAGGCTGAGCAACTCTCAGGACAACCTGCCTCCCATGGATACCGTGGCTGCCAGGAACAGTTGGGCCTGTTCCAGACTCCTAGCTCCTCTCCCCCAGCTCAGCAACTCTCCCCAGGTCCATGCTTACAGGAGGCTCCtggcctcctcccttccccactgcCCTCACTGACCTTTGACCCTCTCATGGTGAGGGCTCCTCTAGCCCAGCTATCCCCCAGCCATATACTGTCTGCATCGCCCCGTGGCTCCAGCTTGCTGGGGTCTTCCTCTAAGTTTGATGCTCTCATGCCCAGCCCCCCAGACCAGCTGGTCCCTCCACAGCCCCTCAGGCTGGAACACCCCACCAGCAGGAGTCTGGCATCCTCCTCCAGCACTCCAACTGCTCCCGGACCAGAGTGTCCACAGAACATAGAACGCTTGCCTGCACTGTCTAGCTCCTTGGCAGATTGGCAGAAGATGTCTGTGGACCCAAGCCCACACCCCCTTGTGGCCTTCCCGTTGCTCTCTTCTGCAAAAGTCCATTTCTAG
- the Batf2 gene encoding basic leucine zipper transcriptional factor ATF-like 2 isoform X2: MQLCGSGALLPGTDPEECQKLLRKKQKNRLAAQRSRQKHTDKADALHQHESLEKHNHALRKEIQVLQAELARWGRTLHLHERLCQVDCGSSPALLPSGCPVQAEQLSGQPASHGYRGCQEQLGLFQTPSSSPPAQQLSPGPCLQEAPGLLPSPLPSLTFDPLMVRAPLAQLSPSHILSASPRGSSLLGSSSKFDALMPSPPDQLVPPQPLRLEHPTSRSLASSSSTPTAPGPECPQNIERLPALSSSLADWQKMSVDPSPHPLVAFPLLSSAKVHF, from the exons ATGCAACTCTGTGGGAGTGGTGCGCTGCTGCCTGGGACA GACCCAGAGGAGTGTCAGAagctgctgaggaagaagcagaagaaccGGCTGGCTGCCCAGCGCAGCCGGCAGAAGCACACTGACAAGGCAGATGCTCTGCACCAG CATGAGTCCTTGGAGAAGCACAACCACGCCCTTCGGAAGGAGATCCAGGTCTTGCAGGCTGAGCTGGCACGCTGGGGCCGGACGCTGCATCTGCATGAACGCCTGTGCCAAGTGGACTGTGGCTCCTCccctgctctgctgccctctggatGCCCAGTCCAGGCTGAGCAACTCTCAGGACAACCTGCCTCCCATGGATACCGTGGCTGCCAGGAACAGTTGGGCCTGTTCCAGACTCCTAGCTCCTCTCCCCCAGCTCAGCAACTCTCCCCAGGTCCATGCTTACAGGAGGCTCCtggcctcctcccttccccactgcCCTCACTGACCTTTGACCCTCTCATGGTGAGGGCTCCTCTAGCCCAGCTATCCCCCAGCCATATACTGTCTGCATCGCCCCGTGGCTCCAGCTTGCTGGGGTCTTCCTCTAAGTTTGATGCTCTCATGCCCAGCCCCCCAGACCAGCTGGTCCCTCCACAGCCCCTCAGGCTGGAACACCCCACCAGCAGGAGTCTGGCATCCTCCTCCAGCACTCCAACTGCTCCCGGACCAGAGTGTCCACAGAACATAGAACGCTTGCCTGCACTGTCTAGCTCCTTGGCAGATTGGCAGAAGATGTCTGTGGACCCAAGCCCACACCCCCTTGTGGCCTTCCCGTTGCTCTCTTCTGCAAAAGTCCATTTCTAG